From Mytilus galloprovincialis chromosome 9, xbMytGall1.hap1.1, whole genome shotgun sequence, the proteins below share one genomic window:
- the LOC143046596 gene encoding somatostatin receptor type 2-like: MNANGSDILQNLYCDDNFTDEFENGTNQTYEAINKAAMTVFLVSSYSLICVGGLVGNLLVIYVVTRFAKMKTVTNLYILNLAISDVLFLISLPFLITTTILEHWIFETAMCKIFFVLYAINFVTSVFTLTALSGDRYLAVCHPIRSGQYRTTNKAFFICLCIWTVSFIVMLPIILYSNTVPNPKNHDWQTCTIKWPKNQLISPNKAFTWYTFLLGFAIPVSMISVFYLSVVLRLKTVGPAVKSKEKKRSHRKVTKMVLTVISVYVICWLPHWVFQVNLTFHQGTSPTKWQIYVFNAFTVLTFANSMLNPLLYAFLSDNFRKSFAKAFKCATQAEINKSLINENSVFTKLSGKRKNGKNNNRKSERYELTTQTVAEKSGLMKSESVPYLNEEEKRLMDKTTNMYVDKESQT; encoded by the coding sequence ATGAATGCAAATGGCTCTGATATTTTACAGAATCTTTACTGTGATGATAACTTTACGGACGAATTCGAAAACGGGACGAATCAGACTTACGAAGCTATAAACAAGGCGGCCATGACAGTATTTTTAGTTTCGTCGTATTCTTTGATATGTGTCGGTGGATTGGTTGGTAATCTGTTAGTCATATATGTTGTAACCCGATTTGCTAAAATGAAAACGGTTACCAATTTGTATATTCTCAATCTTGCGATTTCGGATGTTTTGTTTCTTATAAGCTTGCCATTTCTAATTACAACGACAATTTTAGAACACTGGATATTCGAAACAGCCATGTGTAAGATTTTCTTTGTATTGTATGCTATAAATTTCGTTACAAGCGTTTTCACATTGACGGCTTTGAGTGGAGACCGGTATCTTGCCGTGTGTCATCCAATACGATCAGGGCAATACCGTACCACAAACAAGGCGTTCTTTATATGTCTATGCATCTGGACTGTTTCATTTATCGTAATGCTTCCAATTATTCTTTACTCAAATACTGTACCGAATCCGAAGAATCACGATTGGCAAACTTGTACCATTAAATGGCCGAAAAATCAACTAATATCACCAAACAAAGCATTTACATGGTATACGTTCTTACTTGGCTTTGCAATACCTGTGTCTATGATTTCCGTGTTTTACCTCTCAGTTGTGTTAAGACTTAAAACTGTTGGACCAGCAGtgaaatcgaaagaaaagaaaagatCGCATAGGAAAGTAACAAAAATGGTCCTTACTGTAATATCAGTTTACGTTATTTGCTGGTTACCACATTGGGTTTTCCAAGTAAACCTGACTTTTCATCAGGGAACTAGTCCAACAAAATGGCAAATTTACGTGTTTAATGCATTTACAGTCTTAACATTTGCAAACAGTATGCTTAATCCTTTATTATACGCTTTCTTAAGTGACAACTTTAGAAAAAGTTTTGCAAAAGCATTTAAATGTGCCACACAAGCCGAAATCAACAAAAGTTTGATCAACGAAAATAGTGTTTTTACCAAACTAAGCGGGAAGCGTAAGAATGGGAAAAATAACAATCGGAAATCAGAACGTTACGAACTAACCACACAAACTGTTGCCGAAAAATCTGGACTTATGAAATCTGAAAGTGTACCTTATCTGAATGAAGAAGAAAAACGTTTAATGGACAAGACCACTAACATGTATGTGGACAAAGAGAGCCAGACATAG